A window from Halomicrobium urmianum encodes these proteins:
- a CDS encoding cation:proton antiporter regulatory subunit encodes MTIYETEVPGVGHKFEMDLDGDERLVVIIHHDGKRDVYRRPDPDADSEQLFSLTGKQARQLGSILEGAYFQPVELDEVEVPLGDAIIEWYEVGDSELAGQTLKQADLRDRIGVSVIAIQRGDETIPNPRPGTRIEVQDTVVAIGTREEQQALSDFLGE; translated from the coding sequence ATGACCATCTACGAGACGGAGGTCCCGGGCGTGGGCCACAAGTTCGAGATGGACCTCGACGGCGACGAGCGCCTCGTCGTCATCATCCACCACGACGGGAAGCGGGACGTCTACCGACGGCCGGACCCCGACGCCGACAGCGAGCAGTTGTTCTCCCTGACGGGCAAGCAGGCCCGCCAGCTGGGGTCGATCCTGGAGGGCGCGTACTTCCAGCCCGTCGAACTCGACGAGGTGGAGGTGCCGCTGGGCGACGCCATCATCGAGTGGTACGAGGTCGGCGACTCGGAGCTCGCCGGGCAGACCCTGAAGCAGGCGGATCTGCGGGACCGGATCGGCGTCTCGGTGATCGCCATCCAGCGCGGCGATGAGACTATCCCTAACCCCCGACCAGGGACGCGGATCGAGGTCCAAGACACCGTCGTGGCCATCGGCACCCGCGAAGAGCAGCAGGCGCTCTCCGACTTCCTGGGCGAGTAA
- a CDS encoding DEAD/DEAH box helicase, with amino-acid sequence MAQSDAEGEEDGAYVDQPLVTPGLLEERSYQRQLADTALRDHTLVCLPTGLGKTTVSLLVTAERIQDAAWKSLLLAPTKPLVNQHAEFYREALQVPDDEIVVFTGEVRPDDRAELWEDARVVIATPQVVENDLVGNRIDLSNVTHCTFDECHRATGDYAYNYIAERYHAEADDPLVTGMSASPGGDEEGILEVCANLGLREVAVMTEDDADVAEFTHDTDVQWERVELPETVEEIRDALNDVVTERLTKLKQLGVTSSTTPDVSEKEIQRIQGRLRELMDNDQSEGYKGMSLLAEVRKLRTAVTYAETQSVEALRRYFERQQEAARSSGASKADQRLVSDPSVKEAMRRAEEYDDLHPKFRRTRMLLAETLGIENGERVIVFTESRDTAETLTDFLAEHFETRKFVGQSDTDGSEGMTQKEQQETLDRFRAGEFEVLVSTSVAEEGLDVPEVDLVLFYEPVPTAIRSIQRKGRTGRQTEGRVVVLLAEDTRDEAYFWKSRQDEKRMEDELRSLKSMAGDIEARLQQADLEDYAGEPIQPADPPGGTDRGEGGNDGGESDDDGESTSDAETATSAQTAGATADGGSSGGGSSDGQAGLDAFAGDDADDSSAGSTGNEGGEGDGDGDSSADDGVTPEPHAEGEAVEIVADQRELDSTIARDLSTREGTETRLETLAVGDYVLSDRVAVERKTVEDFLDTLTGGDRSMFEQVGDAARHYARPVVVIEGEDLYGARNVHHKAIQGALASLTVDFGASVLRTNGEDETADLLETVATREQEESDREVSVHGEKQSKTLTEQQEYVVASVAEVGPVTARTLLEHFGSVEAVMTAGEEDLLEVEGIGDVTAERIREVVGSEYDS; translated from the coding sequence ATGGCCCAGTCCGACGCCGAGGGCGAGGAGGACGGCGCGTACGTCGATCAGCCGCTCGTGACGCCGGGGCTGCTGGAGGAGCGCAGTTACCAGCGGCAACTGGCGGACACGGCCCTGCGCGACCACACGCTCGTCTGCCTGCCGACCGGACTGGGGAAGACCACCGTCTCGCTGCTGGTGACCGCCGAGCGGATTCAAGATGCGGCCTGGAAGTCCCTCCTGCTGGCGCCGACCAAGCCGCTCGTCAACCAGCACGCCGAGTTCTACCGCGAGGCCCTGCAGGTGCCCGACGACGAGATCGTCGTGTTCACCGGCGAGGTCCGGCCCGACGACCGGGCGGAGCTATGGGAGGACGCCCGCGTCGTCATCGCCACGCCGCAGGTCGTCGAGAACGACCTCGTCGGCAACCGGATCGACCTCTCGAACGTGACCCACTGCACCTTCGACGAGTGCCACCGCGCCACCGGCGACTACGCCTACAACTACATCGCCGAGCGCTATCACGCCGAGGCCGACGACCCGCTGGTGACGGGGATGTCGGCCTCGCCGGGCGGCGACGAGGAGGGCATCCTGGAGGTCTGTGCCAACCTCGGGCTCCGCGAGGTCGCGGTGATGACCGAGGACGACGCCGACGTCGCGGAGTTCACCCACGACACCGACGTCCAGTGGGAGCGCGTCGAACTGCCCGAGACGGTCGAGGAGATCCGCGACGCCCTCAACGACGTCGTCACGGAGCGCCTGACGAAGCTCAAGCAACTGGGCGTGACGTCCTCGACCACGCCCGACGTCTCCGAGAAGGAGATCCAGCGCATCCAGGGCCGACTGCGGGAGCTGATGGACAACGACCAGTCGGAGGGGTACAAGGGGATGAGCCTGCTGGCCGAGGTTCGGAAGCTCCGGACCGCCGTCACCTACGCCGAGACCCAGAGCGTCGAGGCGCTGCGACGGTACTTCGAGCGACAGCAGGAGGCCGCCCGGTCGTCCGGGGCCTCGAAGGCCGATCAGCGGCTGGTCTCCGATCCCTCGGTCAAGGAGGCGATGCGCCGGGCCGAGGAGTACGACGACCTCCACCCGAAGTTCCGCCGGACGCGCATGCTGCTGGCCGAGACGCTCGGCATCGAGAACGGCGAGCGCGTCATCGTCTTCACCGAGTCCCGGGACACCGCCGAGACGCTGACTGACTTCCTCGCAGAGCACTTCGAGACCCGGAAGTTCGTCGGCCAGAGCGACACCGATGGCAGCGAGGGGATGACCCAGAAAGAGCAACAGGAGACGCTGGACCGCTTCCGGGCCGGCGAGTTCGAGGTGCTCGTCTCGACCTCCGTCGCCGAAGAGGGACTGGACGTCCCCGAGGTGGACCTCGTCCTCTTCTACGAGCCCGTTCCCACTGCGATCCGGTCCATCCAGCGGAAGGGGCGGACCGGCCGCCAGACCGAGGGCCGCGTGGTCGTCCTGTTGGCCGAGGACACCCGCGACGAGGCCTACTTCTGGAAGTCCCGACAGGACGAGAAGCGCATGGAGGACGAGTTGCGTTCGCTGAAGTCCATGGCCGGCGACATCGAGGCCCGGCTCCAGCAGGCCGATCTCGAGGACTACGCCGGCGAGCCGATCCAGCCCGCCGATCCGCCGGGCGGAACCGACCGCGGTGAGGGCGGAAACGACGGCGGCGAGAGCGACGACGACGGCGAGAGCACGAGCGATGCCGAGACGGCGACGAGCGCTCAGACCGCGGGTGCCACCGCAGACGGGGGATCCAGCGGCGGGGGATCCAGCGACGGCCAGGCCGGCCTGGACGCCTTCGCCGGCGACGACGCGGACGATTCGTCGGCCGGTTCGACCGGAAACGAAGGGGGTGAAGGAGACGGTGATGGAGACAGCAGCGCCGACGACGGCGTCACCCCGGAACCCCACGCCGAGGGCGAGGCCGTCGAGATCGTCGCCGACCAGCGGGAACTGGACTCGACCATCGCGCGGGACCTCTCGACGCGCGAGGGCACCGAGACTCGACTCGAAACGCTGGCCGTCGGCGACTACGTCCTCTCGGACCGCGTGGCTGTCGAGCGCAAGACCGTCGAGGACTTCCTCGACACGCTCACCGGCGGCGACCGGTCGATGTTCGAGCAGGTCGGCGACGCCGCCCGCCATTACGCCCGGCCGGTCGTGGTGATCGAGGGCGAGGACCTCTACGGCGCGCGCAACGTCCACCACAAGGCCATCCAGGGCGCGCTCGCGTCGCTGACCGTCGACTTCGGCGCGAGCGTCCTCCGGACGAACGGCGAGGACGAGACCGCCGACCTCCTGGAGACCGTCGCCACGCGCGAGCAGGAGGAGTCGGACCGCGAGGTGAGCGTCCACGGCGAGAAGCAGTCCAAGACGCTGACCGAGCAACAGGAGTACGTCGTCGCCAGCGTCGCCGAGGTCGGTCCCGTCACCGCGCGGACGCTGCTGGAGCACTTCGGCAGCGTCGAGGCGGTCATGACCGCCGGCGAGGAGGACCTGCTCGAGGTCGAGGGCATCGGCGATGTCACCGCCGAGCGGATCCGTGAGGTCGTCGGCAGCGAGTACGATAGCTGA
- the serA gene encoding phosphoglycerate dehydrogenase has translation MKVLVTDPIADAGLERLREAGHEVETAYDVEGDELLDAVSDANAMIVRSGTEVTEAVFEAAPELIIVGRAGIGVDNIDIEAATDHGVIVANAPEGNVRAAAEHSVAMAFATARSIPQAHQRLRDGEWAKGDFLGTEVNNKTLGVVGFGRVGQEVAKRLDPLGMDLVTFDPYISEERAERLGAELVDELDELLKRSDFITVHTPLTDETENMIGEEELAQLEGGYVINCARGGIVDEPALAAAVEDGILKGAAVDVFADEPVDPDNPLLSVDDVVVTPHLGASTEAAQENVATSTADQVVAAFNDEPVVNALNAPSMDEAAFPVIQPYLELADTAGEIAVQLFDGRVESVEVTYAGDIADEDVDIVTATALKGVFEPLESSINAVNAERIAEERGIDVTESKTSTSEDFQSLITVTVSDGEDSISVSGTQFAGDDPRIVRIDGYRVDAIPHGHMLVARNEDAPGVIGFIGTVLGEHDVNIAGMFNARETIGGEALTVYNLDDPVTDDVLDELHEDARIIETKYISLDNGE, from the coding sequence ATGAAGGTACTCGTGACGGACCCGATCGCGGACGCGGGTCTGGAACGGCTGCGCGAGGCGGGCCACGAGGTCGAGACCGCCTACGACGTCGAGGGCGACGAACTGCTGGACGCAGTGTCCGACGCCAACGCCATGATCGTCCGCTCGGGGACGGAGGTCACCGAGGCGGTGTTCGAGGCCGCGCCCGAGCTGATCATCGTCGGGCGCGCCGGCATCGGCGTTGACAACATCGACATCGAGGCCGCGACCGACCACGGCGTTATCGTGGCCAACGCGCCGGAGGGCAACGTCCGCGCCGCGGCGGAGCACTCCGTCGCGATGGCGTTCGCCACGGCCCGCTCCATCCCGCAGGCCCACCAGCGCCTGCGCGACGGCGAGTGGGCCAAGGGCGACTTCCTCGGCACCGAGGTCAACAACAAGACCCTGGGCGTCGTCGGCTTCGGCCGCGTTGGCCAGGAGGTCGCCAAGCGGCTCGACCCACTGGGGATGGACCTGGTCACGTTCGACCCCTACATCAGCGAGGAGCGCGCCGAGCGGCTCGGCGCCGAACTCGTCGACGAGCTCGACGAGCTCCTGAAGCGCTCCGACTTCATCACCGTCCACACGCCGCTGACCGACGAGACGGAGAACATGATCGGCGAGGAGGAGCTGGCCCAGCTCGAGGGCGGCTACGTGATCAACTGCGCCCGCGGCGGCATCGTCGACGAGCCCGCCCTCGCGGCGGCCGTCGAGGACGGGATCCTCAAGGGCGCCGCGGTCGACGTCTTCGCCGACGAGCCCGTCGATCCCGACAACCCGCTGCTTTCCGTCGACGACGTCGTCGTCACGCCCCACCTCGGCGCTTCGACGGAGGCCGCTCAGGAGAACGTCGCCACCTCCACGGCCGACCAGGTCGTCGCGGCGTTCAACGACGAGCCCGTCGTCAACGCGCTGAACGCCCCGTCGATGGACGAGGCCGCGTTCCCCGTCATCCAGCCGTACCTCGAACTGGCCGACACCGCCGGCGAGATCGCGGTCCAGCTTTTCGACGGCCGCGTCGAGTCCGTCGAGGTCACCTACGCCGGCGACATCGCCGACGAGGACGTCGACATCGTCACCGCCACGGCGCTGAAGGGCGTCTTCGAGCCCCTGGAGAGCTCGATCAACGCCGTCAACGCCGAGCGCATCGCCGAGGAGCGCGGTATCGACGTCACCGAGTCCAAGACGAGCACCTCCGAGGACTTCCAGAGCCTGATCACCGTCACCGTCTCCGACGGCGAGGACTCGATCAGCGTCTCCGGCACGCAGTTCGCCGGCGACGACCCGCGCATCGTCCGCATCGACGGCTACCGCGTCGACGCCATCCCCCACGGCCACATGCTCGTCGCGCGCAACGAGGACGCCCCCGGCGTCATCGGCTTCATCGGGACCGTCCTCGGCGAGCACGACGTCAACATCGCCGGGATGTTCAACGCCCGCGAGACCATCGGCGGCGAGGCCCTGACCGTCTACAACCTCGACGACCCCGTCACCGACGACGTGCTCGACGAGCTCCACGAGGACGCGCGCATCATCGAGACGAAGTACATCTCGCTGGACAACGGCGAGTAG
- a CDS encoding DUF7556 family protein, with the protein MAPDTVAHAEVAADAEVMASVENGETDTYVLADVTTDDAYITLPLAEAASLPAWR; encoded by the coding sequence ATGGCGCCCGACACGGTCGCTCACGCGGAGGTGGCAGCGGACGCAGAAGTCATGGCATCCGTCGAGAACGGCGAGACGGACACCTACGTACTCGCCGACGTAACCACCGACGACGCCTATATCACGCTGCCGCTCGCGGAGGCCGCCTCCCTGCCGGCGTGGCGATAG
- the thrC gene encoding threonine synthase, whose amino-acid sequence MADLQLRDDVPAAADDGVWLACVECGETFAPFEAVRYTCDDCDGLLEVRYADLPTWDDFEGERSVWRYSDALPFDQGVSLPEGGTPLHRVPRLEESVGVDALRIKHEGMNPTGSFKDRGMTVGVRVAQEVGVDRLACASTGNTSAALAAYGARAGLETLVLLPAGKVAAGKVAQAALHGARILEVDGNFDRCLDIVQELAGRGEAYLLNSLNPFRLEGQKTIGLEMLEQFRDDYGEVPDRIVLPVGNAGNTAALYKCFRELVKAGALDAEEVPKLTGVQAEGAAPMVEAIEEGNDEVRRWEDVETIATAIRIGNPVNAPKALPGIRETGGTAVPVSDEAITEAQRDLAGEGVGVEPASAASVAGLRKLRERGGVDPDEQVVCLTTGHLLKDPDAAAAAGSDPEPVPDDADAVLDHLEG is encoded by the coding sequence ATGGCAGACCTACAGCTCCGGGACGACGTGCCCGCCGCCGCCGACGACGGCGTCTGGCTGGCCTGCGTCGAGTGCGGGGAGACGTTCGCGCCCTTCGAGGCGGTCCGATACACCTGCGACGACTGCGACGGCCTGCTGGAGGTCCGGTACGCCGACCTCCCGACGTGGGACGACTTCGAGGGGGAGCGCAGCGTCTGGCGCTACAGCGACGCGCTGCCGTTTGATCAGGGAGTCTCCCTCCCCGAGGGCGGCACGCCACTGCACCGCGTCCCGCGACTGGAGGAGTCGGTGGGCGTCGACGCCCTGCGGATCAAGCACGAGGGGATGAACCCGACCGGCTCGTTCAAGGACCGCGGCATGACCGTGGGCGTGCGCGTGGCCCAGGAAGTAGGGGTCGACCGGCTGGCCTGCGCGTCGACCGGGAACACCTCCGCGGCGCTGGCGGCCTACGGCGCCCGCGCGGGCCTGGAGACGCTCGTCCTGCTCCCGGCGGGGAAGGTCGCCGCTGGCAAGGTCGCCCAGGCGGCGCTGCACGGCGCGCGCATCCTCGAGGTCGACGGCAACTTCGACCGCTGCCTCGACATCGTCCAGGAGCTCGCGGGCCGCGGCGAGGCGTACCTGCTGAACTCGCTGAACCCCTTCCGCCTGGAGGGCCAGAAGACCATCGGCCTGGAGATGCTGGAGCAGTTCCGCGACGACTACGGCGAGGTCCCCGACCGCATCGTCCTGCCGGTCGGCAACGCGGGCAACACCGCGGCGCTGTACAAGTGCTTCCGCGAACTCGTGAAGGCGGGCGCGCTCGACGCCGAGGAGGTGCCGAAGCTCACCGGCGTCCAGGCCGAGGGCGCCGCGCCGATGGTCGAGGCCATCGAGGAGGGCAACGACGAGGTCCGCCGCTGGGAGGACGTCGAGACCATCGCGACGGCCATCCGCATCGGCAACCCCGTCAACGCGCCGAAGGCGCTGCCCGGCATCCGCGAGACGGGAGGCACCGCCGTCCCCGTCAGCGACGAGGCGATCACGGAGGCCCAGCGCGACCTGGCTGGCGAGGGCGTCGGCGTCGAGCCCGCCTCCGCCGCCAGCGTCGCCGGCCTGCGGAAGCTCCGCGAGCGCGGCGGGGTCGATCCGGACGAGCAGGTCGTCTGCCTGACGACGGGCCACCTGCTGAAGGACCCCGACGCGGCCGCCGCCGCCGGCTCCGACCCCGAGCCCGTTCCCGACGACGCCGACGCCGTGCTGGACCACCTGGAGGGCTGA
- a CDS encoding cation:proton antiporter, producing MAAGLLEVGVAIAVLALAGMVALRVGLSVIPAYIVAGILVGPNPPTSVAGVSLQIVPTGEFVAIAAEIGIVLLLFFLGLEFSVGQLLTDWRRITATGTVDFLINFGLGVALGIAFGRTPLETVFIAGVVYISSSAIVTKSLIEQGWVANPEADSILGTLVYEDVLIAVYLAVLTAVVGGAGEPSAVAVDVARAFAVLGAIAAVAWYATEYVERAFDLPTDELFLLSVVGTTTLIAGAALATGVSEAVAAFFVGTAFSQTGHVEKIEDLVAPVRDFFAAVFFLSIGLETDVTLLSDVALLLGVAVVATTLSKLVSGTIGGRIYGLSPTRSLRTGIGLVPRGEFSLVIAALATSAGGTLAEVVPAFAVGYVLAMSVVGTVLIQEADSVTGTLVPLFERS from the coding sequence ATGGCCGCTGGCCTGCTGGAGGTGGGCGTCGCGATCGCCGTCCTCGCGCTCGCGGGGATGGTCGCACTCCGCGTCGGGCTGTCGGTGATCCCCGCCTATATCGTCGCCGGGATCCTCGTCGGGCCGAACCCGCCGACCTCAGTGGCCGGCGTCTCCCTGCAGATCGTCCCGACGGGCGAGTTCGTCGCCATCGCCGCCGAGATCGGGATCGTCCTGCTCCTGTTCTTCCTCGGGCTGGAGTTCAGCGTCGGCCAGCTGCTCACGGACTGGCGGCGGATCACCGCCACCGGGACCGTCGACTTCCTGATCAACTTCGGGCTCGGCGTCGCGCTGGGGATCGCCTTCGGCCGGACGCCGCTGGAAACCGTGTTCATTGCGGGCGTCGTCTACATCTCCTCCAGCGCCATCGTCACGAAGTCCCTGATCGAGCAGGGGTGGGTCGCCAACCCGGAGGCAGACTCCATCCTCGGGACGCTGGTGTACGAGGACGTCCTGATCGCGGTGTACCTCGCGGTCCTGACCGCCGTCGTCGGCGGCGCGGGCGAGCCTTCCGCGGTCGCCGTCGACGTGGCCCGCGCGTTCGCGGTCCTCGGCGCCATCGCCGCCGTCGCCTGGTACGCCACCGAATACGTCGAGCGGGCCTTCGACCTGCCGACCGACGAGCTGTTCCTGCTGAGCGTGGTCGGGACGACGACGCTGATCGCGGGCGCGGCGCTGGCGACCGGCGTCAGCGAGGCCGTCGCCGCCTTCTTCGTCGGGACGGCGTTCAGCCAGACCGGCCACGTCGAGAAGATCGAGGACCTCGTCGCGCCGGTCCGGGACTTCTTCGCCGCCGTCTTCTTCCTCTCGATCGGCCTGGAGACGGACGTGACGCTGCTCTCGGACGTGGCGCTGCTTCTGGGCGTCGCCGTGGTCGCGACGACCCTCTCGAAGCTGGTCAGCGGGACGATCGGCGGCCGGATCTACGGCCTGAGTCCGACGCGGTCGCTGCGGACCGGGATCGGACTGGTGCCCCGCGGGGAGTTCTCGCTGGTCATCGCCGCGCTGGCGACCAGCGCCGGCGGCACGCTCGCCGAGGTCGTGCCGGCCTTCGCCGTCGGCTACGTCCTCGCGATGAGCGTCGTCGGGACGGTGCTCATCCAGGAGGCCGACAGCGTCACCGGCACGCTGGTGCCGCTGTTCGAGCGGTCCTGA
- a CDS encoding CBS domain-containing protein yields MNVADAMTPRSEVVTVEVPGTRDDVLEYLQERRFSSVPVIKNGEDGEEFRGLVTRESLIDRPDEDQLAMLAEEVPTTTGDTDIGELAAMMIEEGARRVPVVDGQLEGIVTVTDVVRAIATGEVDGDQTVDGLARRDVNCVYAEAPLPVAEQELHHAKVPYAVVLDEEGDVDGMLTEVDVIDVARVVEGEAETGDSMAGDDDDWKWESIKGVGSRYMPTRNVELPSGPVREFMTADLVTASESQTAQEVARVMIEEDIEQVPLLSGDQLVGIVRDVDLLEGL; encoded by the coding sequence ATGAACGTCGCAGACGCTATGACGCCGCGCTCGGAGGTCGTTACCGTCGAGGTTCCGGGCACGCGCGACGACGTGCTGGAGTACCTCCAGGAGCGGCGGTTCTCTTCCGTCCCCGTCATCAAGAACGGCGAGGACGGCGAGGAGTTCCGCGGGCTCGTCACGCGGGAGTCGCTCATCGATCGACCGGACGAGGACCAGCTGGCCATGCTGGCCGAGGAAGTCCCGACGACGACGGGCGACACCGATATCGGGGAGCTGGCCGCCATGATGATCGAGGAGGGCGCCCGCCGGGTCCCGGTCGTCGACGGCCAGCTGGAGGGCATCGTCACCGTGACCGACGTCGTCCGGGCCATCGCGACCGGCGAGGTCGACGGCGACCAGACGGTCGACGGGCTGGCCCGGCGCGACGTCAACTGCGTCTACGCCGAGGCGCCCCTGCCGGTCGCCGAGCAAGAGCTCCACCACGCGAAGGTGCCCTACGCCGTCGTCCTCGACGAGGAGGGCGACGTCGACGGGATGCTCACCGAGGTCGACGTCATCGACGTGGCCCGCGTCGTAGAGGGCGAGGCCGAGACCGGCGACTCGATGGCCGGCGACGACGACGACTGGAAGTGGGAGTCGATCAAGGGCGTCGGCAGCCGGTACATGCCCACGCGGAACGTCGAGCTCCCGAGCGGCCCCGTTCGGGAGTTCATGACGGCCGATCTGGTCACCGCCAGCGAGAGCCAGACGGCGCAGGAGGTCGCCCGGGTCATGATCGAGGAGGACATCGAACAGGTGCCGCTGCTGTCGGGCGATCAGCTCGTCGGCATCGTGCGCGACGTCGACCTGCTGGAGGGGCTATGA
- the glyS gene encoding glycine--tRNA ligase, whose product MSAEDVVELAKRRGFFLQAAGAYGGVSGFYTFGPQGAALKQNLEDSWRDRFTIREGNMEVDSPTVMPEPVFEASGHLDGFDDMLVECPECGESHRADHIVEDNTDIEEAESMPIADVEEVIAEYELVCPTCGAGLAGQAIEDFNLMFETNIGPGTSQPGYLRPETAQGIFVEFPQLAEYARNQLPFGVTQIGRAYRNEISPRKSLLRVREFTQAELELFIDPEEDEPDMESVADVTAPFYPATEQEAEDGEPFEATIGEVVEEGVVGKPWVAYYLGVAKQWYESIGVDMDRFRFRQHLGGELAHYAADCWDAEAEVDGDWIELGGFAYRSDYDLSKHHDHSDEEFTIFKQYDEPVTVERPTVDPDMSVLGPEFGGDAADVADALEALAERNPDAFRNAGENGTVTVEVDGESYDVPVDAANFAVEEVTESGEHVLPHVVEPSLGIDRALYTVLDHSYRTDEVDGEERTYLDLPAEVAPTTVGVFPLMDRDGLGEQAQAVAADLREAGLSVSYDDSGAIGRRYRRQDEVGTPFCVTVDYTTIGEARDDEEGEPGTVTVRERDTTAQARVPVEDLAETLVALRDGELSFEDV is encoded by the coding sequence ATGAGCGCGGAGGACGTCGTCGAACTGGCCAAGCGCCGCGGCTTCTTCCTGCAGGCTGCGGGCGCCTACGGCGGCGTGTCGGGCTTCTACACCTTCGGCCCGCAGGGTGCCGCCCTCAAGCAGAACCTCGAGGACTCGTGGCGGGACCGCTTCACCATCCGCGAGGGCAACATGGAGGTCGACTCCCCCACCGTGATGCCAGAGCCCGTCTTCGAGGCCTCCGGTCACCTCGACGGCTTCGATGACATGCTCGTGGAGTGCCCCGAGTGCGGCGAGAGCCACCGGGCGGATCACATCGTCGAGGACAACACCGACATCGAGGAGGCCGAGTCGATGCCCATCGCCGACGTCGAGGAGGTCATCGCCGAGTACGAACTCGTCTGTCCGACCTGCGGCGCCGGCCTCGCCGGCCAGGCGATCGAGGACTTCAACCTCATGTTCGAGACGAACATCGGTCCCGGCACCTCCCAGCCGGGCTACCTCCGGCCGGAGACCGCCCAGGGCATCTTCGTCGAGTTCCCGCAACTGGCCGAGTACGCGCGCAACCAGCTCCCCTTCGGCGTCACCCAGATCGGCCGGGCCTACCGCAACGAGATCTCCCCGCGCAAGTCGCTGCTGCGCGTCCGGGAGTTCACTCAGGCCGAGCTCGAGCTGTTCATCGATCCCGAGGAAGACGAACCTGACATGGAGTCCGTGGCGGACGTGACCGCGCCGTTCTACCCCGCCACCGAGCAGGAGGCCGAGGACGGCGAGCCCTTCGAGGCGACGATCGGCGAGGTCGTCGAGGAGGGCGTCGTCGGCAAGCCCTGGGTCGCCTACTACCTCGGCGTCGCCAAGCAGTGGTACGAGTCCATCGGCGTCGACATGGACCGCTTTCGCTTCCGTCAGCACCTCGGCGGCGAACTGGCCCACTACGCCGCGGACTGCTGGGACGCCGAGGCCGAAGTCGACGGGGACTGGATCGAACTGGGCGGGTTCGCCTACCGCTCGGACTACGACCTCTCGAAGCACCACGACCACTCCGACGAGGAGTTCACCATCTTCAAGCAGTACGACGAGCCCGTCACCGTCGAGCGGCCCACCGTCGATCCCGACATGTCGGTGCTGGGGCCGGAGTTCGGCGGCGACGCGGCCGACGTGGCCGACGCGCTGGAGGCCCTCGCCGAGCGCAACCCGGACGCCTTCCGCAATGCCGGCGAGAACGGGACGGTCACCGTCGAGGTCGACGGCGAGTCCTACGACGTGCCCGTCGACGCGGCGAACTTCGCCGTCGAGGAGGTCACCGAGTCCGGCGAGCACGTCCTCCCCCACGTCGTCGAGCCCTCGCTGGGCATCGACCGGGCGCTGTACACCGTCCTCGATCACTCCTATCGGACGGACGAGGTCGACGGCGAGGAGCGGACCTACCTCGACCTGCCCGCCGAGGTGGCCCCCACGACCGTCGGCGTCTTCCCGCTGATGGACCGCGACGGGCTGGGCGAGCAGGCGCAGGCGGTGGCCGCTGACCTCCGTGAAGCCGGCCTGTCGGTCAGCTACGACGACTCGGGTGCCATCGGCCGGCGCTACCGCCGCCAGGACGAGGTCGGCACGCCGTTCTGCGTCACCGTCGACTACACCACCATCGGCGAGGCCCGAGACGACGAGGAGGGCGAGCCCGGCACCGTGACCGTCCGCGAGCGGGACACCACCGCCCAGGCGCGGGTCCCCGTCGAGGACCTGGCCGAGACGCTGGTCGCGCTCCGGGACGGCGAGCTGTCCTTCGAGGACGTCTGA
- a CDS encoding dolichol kinase: MRDEVARRLVHASTTAVPLSYLLVEEITWPVLQALLAAALIAGLALEAIRLLVGLDWRIFDRLTREYEEDNLAGYFLGAVGMAVVVFAFPPPPQVAVPAMLMLTIADPVSGLLSSGQLKTAKEGYVLLATFGVATLLAAPFVPPVAAVLGGAAATVADGVKPVIRGYVIDDNLTIPISAAVVMYAALTYLPASLL; encoded by the coding sequence ATGCGAGACGAAGTCGCCCGGCGGCTGGTCCACGCGAGCACGACGGCGGTGCCGCTGTCGTACCTGCTCGTCGAGGAGATCACCTGGCCGGTCCTGCAGGCGCTGCTGGCCGCGGCCCTGATCGCCGGCCTCGCGCTGGAGGCGATCCGCCTGCTCGTCGGCCTCGACTGGCGCATCTTCGATCGGCTCACCCGCGAGTACGAGGAGGACAACCTCGCTGGCTACTTCCTGGGCGCCGTCGGGATGGCCGTCGTCGTCTTCGCCTTCCCGCCGCCGCCGCAGGTCGCCGTGCCCGCCATGCTCATGCTGACGATCGCCGACCCCGTGTCCGGCCTGCTGAGCTCCGGCCAGCTCAAGACCGCCAAGGAGGGGTACGTCCTGCTGGCGACGTTCGGCGTCGCGACGCTGCTTGCCGCGCCCTTTGTCCCGCCGGTGGCGGCCGTGCTCGGCGGGGCCGCAGCCACCGTCGCCGACGGCGTCAAGCCCGTGATCCGCGGCTACGTCATCGACGACAACCTCACCATCCCCATCAGCGCCGCCGTCGTCATGTACGCCGCCCTGACGTATCTACCGGCCAGTCTGCTCTAA